The genomic segment aacaaCATATAACAACcaacattaatatatacataatatctttattaatcaatatttaatcaatacaataattaatagttaACTAACTATACACATAGTGtatactaaattattataaattatatgttataattacaaaaacGTCATTTACTTATTTTATTTCAGTTATGTTTCATAGtctaatttagatttatCTTTCACatgtaatttaattttatttccaTATACATCTCAATTTCTACATTTGAGAGTGAGATTCTCTTtaataatgtgtaaatttgacactacattcaatttataattagtaATGTGGAGAGAGTTGGTGTCGTAAGTCCAGGAATTAttgcattttaatattgGTAGTAATGCCGACAAATAAATCGAAGCTTGAAACAATATCACTGTCAATATCAATACCTTCTTCTTTGTATTTGGTGATGTTAGcatgaaaatatttgacaaattcaCTAATTGCATATCTTACTTCATTCACCATTTCACCAAATTGAGTGGTATAATCTCCATCATTCCTATCAATTTTGTCCTTCAAAACAATAAACTTGGATCTCTGTTCGTCAAATGATTTcttgaaattttcaatattttcatcagtAAATCGATTATTAGAGCAATTAGAGCAAGGAAAACTAGTACGTCTAATATAATAGCCACAAGTTTT from the Babesia microti strain RI chromosome I, complete genome genome contains:
- a CDS encoding BMN1-like protein, partial (C-term) (overlaps_old_locusTagID:BBM_I03535); translated protein: MVNEVRYAISEFVKYFHANITKYKEEGIDIDSDIVSSFDLFVGITTNIKMQ